Genomic segment of Primulina tabacum isolate GXHZ01 chromosome 11, ASM2559414v2, whole genome shotgun sequence:
CCCgtttttgccgttttaggaaAATTTCGTAACCCCTATAACTTTTCGTAGAAAACTCCGAATTCAATTCCGTCAACTGTTATGGAATCATCTCGACATATGCTTCGAATCCATATGTCTATCTCAAAACTTTCCATTttggaaattttcgaaaattttaattatttttatatacttGACTCTATATGAccctgatatttttattatgtccTATTTATGATATTCTGAGCATTTCCTTCTTATTGTtttcaggaaatggctcgtATGTGTGTCACTGCTCGTAAGAACGTAGCCCCGATTACTCATAGGGAGACGATTCGTTATACTATCACCAACCTCGCACGCGTGCTCAGGCGGTTATACGTTTAAAGGAATTGGCTCTAGGACACCAGGATAAGACTATCAGAAGGCTGAGAGCTAGTAATTTCGAGAGGAGGCAACAAGTGGAGAACTTAACTACCAAGCTGATGGCAGCAGAGAAGAGGAATGATGAGATCTTCCAAATGTTCGAGCTCATTAAGGGTCATAATTTCGAGGTTCGAGACTCTTTAGAGATAGCAGTGGGTCAAGCCAAGCGGGCAAAGGAAGAAGTGGATCGACGCACCATGGAGTTGTCTGAAGCACGTCAAGCACGACTGAAGgataaaaagaaaattgaagaatcaTGGAATATGATTATGCAGTAGTCCGAGAGTAATCAAAGGCTGTCCAAGGAGGTGGGCAAAGGGAAAGTGAAGAAGAAGGAGCTCATCGAGAAGAATAAGGAAAACTGTGTGCATGCAAGAAACGAGTTAAATGACGCTGTAGGAAGAATTTTATCCCACATTGAAGAGATTGCTGAGTTGAAATTAGAGAATCAAAATCTCCAGTTGCAGCTTGCAGACTTGATAGACCCGGAGGTGCCGAAGGAGGATCCCGAGGATGAAGAAGCCCCACCCGATGTGGCCGTTGGAAATGGAGAGATAGTAGAGTAGAGCGTTTTAGTGGACCATTCTTAGcagtttatttttattgttgctacgttttattttcaaaaattcagtaCATTATTTGTTTATCTTATATTGGTCATGTTCATTTTTtttgagaaatcaataaaatattttatttgttccaTTGATTTCAATTAATTTCAGCACAATCTATTGCATGAACTCTACTCGTACTGCAAATTCTTAGAACTTGCAATTGTAGGAAATGGCTGGCAGACCCCCGAGACAGAATCACAACCCGCGTTATGCGAATACCGACCGCGAAGGAAGACAGGAGAATGTACAAGAGAATGGACCTCCGCCTGCAGTCAACCTAAGCCGAGCTGATCTCATGGCCATAGCAACTATAGTGGCGACAACACTACAAGGGTTGGGAAACCCGAACGCCAATcaacctccaccaccaccacctaaTGGAATCAAATTTCATTATGAGTCCCTCCGCAAGAACAGGTGTCCGATATTCAGAGGGGACGCTGATCCCGAAGTTGGCCAGAGTTGGCTAAAGAGTGTCGAGACTCAGTTGAGGTTATTGGAAGTTCCCGAGGCACTCAAAGTGGATGTGATTGTGCCTTTCCTGGAAGACAGAGCAGCTAAATGGTGGGAAGCAGTCTCGCCAGCCATGACCGCTACTGGACCAATTACATGGCAAAACTTCCGAGAAACATTTTTGAAACAGTACTATCCGGCGGAAGTCAGATTGCAGAAGTTAAGTGAGTTTGAAAACCTCACTCAAGCTCCAGATATGTCAGTAGTGGAGTATACATCTCAGTTTAATGCCCTTGGGTCGTATGCTCCAGCAATCATGGCGGACGAAGTTTTGAAGCTGCACCGtttcaagaagggattgaacagccgAATCCAGTCGGCCTTAGCAGTTTATCAGCCCGCCAATTTTGCAGATCTTATGGGCGCAGCTATCCGAGCTGAAACCGATATCCGTCGAAGAGCAGGAGAGAATAAGAACAAGCGTCCGCATATCAGTCAGTCTTCTCAGAGTGGTGAGTGGTTCAGGAAACTTAATCAATCTGGCGGACCTTCTTCAGGACAACCCTCAGCAGCCACTAACTACCAAGGACCCAAACCATGCCCAAAATGCAGTTTCAGACACCCCGGAGAATGCCGAAGGGCCAGCGGCGTATGCTTTGGATGTGGGAAATCAGGGAACAGAATTTCAGAGTGCCCTACCGCTGCCAAGCAATCAGCAGGGCCCAACAAAAGAACTGGGTCGAATGTGGGAGCTAACCCCAACAAACCAAAGGAGAATAAGCCTAATGCCAGGGTGTTTGCCATGACGCAAGATGAGGCAGACGACGCAAGTGACGTCGTGTCAGGTACCATATTTATTCAGCAAGtgcctgcttatgtgttatttgactgtggtgctacgcattcttttatgtctaagagatttgctaAGAAGTTAGGATGTAAGCCTGAGAAACTAAATGAGCCCTTTCGAATAGCCACACCTACATATAGGGCCATTGAAACTCACGAATTTTACAGAGATTGTAAAATCAGTATCGGTAATCAGACTTTTAGCACCGACTTGATACAATTGATCATGGTCGATTTTGACATCATcttaggaatggattggttagcaagaAACAACGCAATAGTAGATTGCAAGGGAAAGGGGGTCAAACTCCGAACCCCAGGTCAGGAAGAAGTCGTATTTCACGGTAAATCCAAGGAACGAAAAGCACTCCTTTCCACTTCCCAAACATGGAAGGCCATGAAATCCGGAGAAGATCTCTACCTAGCAATGATCAGTGAAGTGCAAGGAGAAGTAGAACTGAGGATAGAATACATCCCAATAGTACGAGAGTTCCCAGATGTTTTTCCAGAAGAACTCCCAGGGACAATCCCGGACCGCGAAGTTGAGTTCGAAATTAATCTAGTTCCTGGTGCAACACCGatttctaaagcaccttacAGGATGGCGCCAGCTGAACTCAAAGAGTTAAAAGAGCAACTCCAGGAATTGCTGGACAAAAAGCAAGTTCGACCTAGCGTGTCCCCATGGGGAGCACCAgtactctttgtaaagaagaaagatgagagtatgagattgtgcatcgactatagagaactgaacaagatcactatcaagaatagGTACCCTCTCCCGAGGATAGACgacctatttgatcagcttAAGGGAGTTGCGGTCTTTTCTAAACTGGATCTGAGGACTGGataccaccaactgaaggtcagggctgaacATATCCCAAAACAGCTTTTcggacaagatatgggcattatgagttcacagttatgccttttgggctGACCAATGCGCCTACAGTCcttcatggaccttatgaacagagtgttcaaacCATTCCTGGACCGATTCATAGTGGTGtttattgacgacatcctcGTCTATTCTTCTAACGAGAAAGAGCATGAAGAACACCTCCGCCTTGCACTACAGACTCTGAGAGAAAAGGAACTCTATGCtaagtttaagaaatgtgagttctggctgaagagtgtatcctttttaggacatgtgatctctgaagcaggagtatcagtggaCCCCAAGAAAGTCGAGGCAATTACGGAATGGCCAaagcctaagaacgccacagacATCAGGAGCTTTCTTGGACTGGCATGTTATTACAGAAAGTTCGTCGAAGGTTTTTCTTCAATCGTCATACCACTGACTAGACTCACTCAGAAGAATTCCAAGTTCATTTGGGACGAAGGTTGCGAGAAAAGTTTTCAGACATTGAAAGAAAAGCTCGCATCCACGCCAGTACTAATCTTACCCACTGAAGATAAggaattcaccatctacagtgacgcatctaaggaaggtctaggatgcgtactcatgcaagagagAAGAGTGATCGtctacgcatcaaggcagttgaaaccgcactGAACGGAACTACCCTACGCATGATCTTGAGCTAGCAGCagttgtctttgctttgaaaatttggaggcactatctctatGGCGCCAAGTGCGAAATTTTAACAGaccaccagagcctcaagtacttgttcacccaaaaggaactaaacatgaggcaaaggaaGTGGGTAGAACtactgaaggattacgacttgactaTAAGCTACCACCCAGGTAAAGCGAACAAGGTGGCCGATGCTCTGAGTCGTCAAAATGGAGGCAAGATCACTCTAGCTTCACTCTCCGCTCGGCCATGTCTACAagagaccgtcaagttaaatcaGGACCGAGACCCCGAGCTAAAGAAACTTAAGGAGCAAGTCGAAAGCGAGAAGTCTCAAGATCTACAAATTGATGACAAGGGAGTCctatggatgaaaggacgactgTGGGTACCAGACAGCGATAACCTTCGCCAACAAATACTATCAGAAGCACACAAATCCAAATTTTCAGTCCACCCAGGGAGTACAAAAATGTACCGAGACTGTAAAATCCAAGATTTTGATTTTATCATGATAATACTTGTAATTTTAGATTGAATAATTCTATCGTGTACAGCATTTTGAACCCAAGAATTTAAgataatatcgtgtatatttgCGAACCTTGAGCAGATAAAGATCTAAGATTCGGGATGATATTGAGATACCGAGATAAAAAAATCAAGCAAACGATAGTGCAATCCCTAGATTTTCGAATTCCATAATGtgtttaatattaaattttgaaaatttggatGGAAGATTTAGATCACGGATAGATATGATTCtcgattttaaatttgatttgaaaattcaaatcaCATGGATAACGCTCGAtcacgatagcagccaacccctataaataggagggccctgTATCTCGAATTTCACACCTCTCACTCAACATATTTTTGAGTCTCCTTCCCCCAGTCTCCATGTGTCGAGTAACGAAGCGCTGTTGCAGTCCAGCCACCGAagtaggaatttcgaaaattccagtGCAAGAAAACCCCTCTCTTTCACGTTTTTCTACAagatctaaggtaagtgggcttgttttaaattgtgTATTTTGGTGCATGAATTTTTcggtttttttaaaagattCGTTCGAGTACAGTCCTTCTTCTACCGCTTTCTGGTAACGATTTGTGGCATGAGTTatgttttgacactgtgaggattcaaccCGATATGGGTAGGAATTCCAACCATGATATGACCCTCATACGGTGGGGATATAACTGattcggcctcgcccccttagatgaGTAAAAATTaaggactgatatcagtaaaccatagaaagttgAGGAATCTCAGTGTCTGGAAAACTGTTATGCATGTGATGTGAATGTTGTACAAGTTATTGtgttttcgaaatttgcatgttGTTATTttgtactcgaacggcccccgcttgctgagtatttcccaaaatactcaccccttactctaccctcccagataaatccgaaggAACAGGTCGAAGAGAAAGAATCTGAacaattctggggctggtgaattgCTTAAAATATCGAGAATTGTAGTATcttaaatttcgaattttcgTAATTTCAGTTGTAAGACGTTTCCGCATTTTATTCCTTTCCGTTGTAAAGACATTGGTATTTGTTTGagatttatgaaataaactggtttcaatttatactgtgctacgaggctggttgttttggATTTTGTGATTGATAAACAACTCCGATGTCGACTAACcgcggtctcggggcgtgacagagaCCTTAAGGAAAATTTTTGGTGGAACGGAATAAAAAGAGACGTGGCAGAATTTGTCGCTAAATGCCAAGTTTGTCagcaggtcaaagcagagcaccagCGACCTGGAGGATTGTTGCAACCTTTGGAGAtacctgaatggaaatgagagcaTATCttcatggactttgtggtagggTTGCCGAAGTCGAG
This window contains:
- the LOC142519836 gene encoding uncharacterized protein LOC142519836, producing MAGRPPRQNHNPRYANTDREGRQENVQENGPPPAVNLSRADLMAIATIVATTLQGLGNPNANQPPPPPPNGIKFHYESLRKNRCPIFRGDADPEVGQSWLKSVETQLRLLEVPEALKVDVIVPFLEDRAAKWWEAVSPAMTATGPITWQNFRETFLKQYYPAEVRLQKLSEFENLTQAPDMSVVEYTSQFNALGSYAPAIMADEVLKLHRFKKGLNSRIQSALAVYQPANFADLMGAAIRAETDIRRRAGENKNKRPHISQSSQSGEWFRKLNQSGGPSSGQPSAATNYQGPKPCPKCSFRHPGECRRASGVCFGCGKSGNRISECPTAAKQSAGPNKRTGSNVGANPNKPKENKPNARVFAMTQDEADDASDVVSGMDWLARNNAIVDCKGKGVKLRTPGQEEVVFHGKSKERKALLSTSQTWKAMKSGEDLYLAMISEVQGEVELRIEYIPIVREFPDVFPEELPGTIPDREVEFEINLVPGATPISKAPYRMAPAELKELKEQLQELLDKKQVRPSVSPWGAPEYQWTPRKSRQLRNGQSLRTPQTSGAFLDWHVITESSSKVFLQSSYH